A DNA window from Sulfitobacter noctilucicola contains the following coding sequences:
- the rsmA gene encoding 16S rRNA (adenine(1518)-N(6)/adenine(1519)-N(6))-dimethyltransferase RsmA yields MSVIDTLPPLREVIATHGLSARKSLGQNFLLDLNLTAKIARQAGDLTECDVLEIGPGPGGLTRGLLSEGARHVLSIEKDTRCLPALADVAAAYPGRLTVVEGDALEIDPLAHLTLPIRVAANLPYNIGTELLVRWLTPKEWPPFWQSLTLMFQREVAERIVAQPGSKAYGRLAILSQWRADARIVLQLPPGAFTPPPKVSSSVVHLTALPEPRFPADAAVLSRVVAAGFNQRRKMLRASLKGIAPDIEDRLIAAGIKPTDRAEQIPLEGFCALAREVARA; encoded by the coding sequence ATGAGTGTGATCGACACCCTTCCGCCGCTGCGTGAAGTGATTGCTACCCATGGGTTGTCTGCACGCAAATCGCTGGGCCAGAACTTCCTGCTTGATCTGAACCTGACGGCCAAGATTGCGCGTCAGGCAGGGGATTTGACGGAATGCGATGTGCTTGAGATCGGCCCCGGCCCCGGTGGCTTGACCCGCGGACTGTTGTCCGAAGGCGCGCGCCACGTGCTGAGCATCGAAAAGGACACCCGCTGCCTGCCCGCCTTAGCCGATGTCGCTGCTGCCTATCCCGGCCGTCTGACGGTGGTCGAAGGCGATGCGCTGGAAATTGACCCGCTGGCACATTTGACGCTACCGATCCGCGTGGCCGCAAACCTGCCATATAACATCGGAACCGAACTTCTGGTGCGTTGGCTGACACCGAAAGAATGGCCGCCTTTCTGGCAAAGCCTGACGCTGATGTTCCAGCGCGAGGTCGCAGAGCGCATCGTGGCGCAGCCCGGTTCGAAGGCCTATGGCCGTCTTGCCATCCTGTCGCAGTGGCGGGCGGATGCACGGATTGTCTTGCAACTGCCACCCGGTGCTTTCACGCCCCCGCCTAAAGTGTCTTCCAGTGTTGTTCACCTGACCGCCCTGCCCGAACCACGGTTTCCCGCAGATGCGGCCGTGCTGAGCCGTGTTGTGGCTGCCGGTTTCAACCAACGGCGCAAGATGTTGCGGGCCTCCCTCAAGGGGATCGCCCCCGACATCGAAGACAGGCTTATTGCCGCAGGGATCAAGCCCACTGACCGAGCCGAGCAAATTCCGCTCGAAGGGTTTTGCGCCTTGGCGCGGGAAGTCGCGCGCGCGTGA
- the pdxA gene encoding 4-hydroxythreonine-4-phosphate dehydrogenase PdxA: protein MTQPLPVVISCGEPAGIGPEVAARAWAALAGEVPLVWLGDPAHLPEGVAHQVITQPQEAAGLSPDVLPVIARDFGSPAVAGQPDPAHAAHVIDMIALGVSLVRDGAASALCTAPIHKKALKDGAGFAYPGHTEYLAALGSVDEVVMMLASEQLRVVPATIHIALDQVPLQLTPARLRRVIEITHAGLQTQFGIKAPRLAIAGLNPHAGEGGTMGKQEDAWIAPLVAEMISEGFELSGPLPADTMFHAAARSRYDAAIAMYHDQALIPIKTLDFDKGVNVTLGLPFIRTSPDHGTAFDIAGRGIANPASMIEALKMAQKMAGSA from the coding sequence ATGACCCAGCCGCTGCCGGTCGTGATCTCCTGCGGCGAACCCGCAGGGATCGGGCCCGAAGTCGCTGCCCGTGCATGGGCGGCCCTCGCCGGAGAGGTGCCTTTGGTTTGGTTGGGCGACCCCGCCCATCTGCCGGAAGGCGTTGCGCATCAGGTTATCACACAGCCGCAAGAAGCCGCGGGTCTTAGCCCTGATGTATTGCCGGTGATCGCACGGGATTTCGGATCACCCGCCGTAGCAGGCCAACCCGATCCGGCTCACGCTGCCCATGTCATTGATATGATCGCTCTTGGCGTGTCGTTGGTGCGCGATGGCGCGGCATCTGCCCTCTGCACTGCGCCAATCCACAAGAAAGCGCTCAAGGATGGTGCCGGTTTTGCCTATCCCGGTCATACGGAATACCTCGCCGCTCTTGGTAGCGTAGACGAGGTTGTGATGATGCTGGCGTCCGAACAGCTGCGCGTCGTGCCCGCCACGATCCACATCGCACTGGATCAGGTCCCGCTTCAGCTCACCCCAGCACGCCTGCGCCGCGTGATCGAGATCACCCATGCTGGCCTGCAAACGCAATTCGGTATCAAGGCACCCCGCCTTGCCATCGCCGGCCTGAACCCCCATGCAGGCGAAGGTGGCACGATGGGCAAGCAGGAGGACGCGTGGATCGCACCGCTGGTCGCTGAGATGATCAGCGAAGGGTTCGAGCTTAGCGGACCTCTGCCCGCCGACACGATGTTTCATGCCGCCGCCCGCAGCCGCTATGACGCAGCCATTGCGATGTATCACGATCAAGCGCTTATTCCGATCAAGACGCTCGATTTCGACAAGGGTGTGAATGTCACGCTGGGTCTTCCGTTTATCCGCACATCGCCGGACCATGGCACTGCCTTCGATATCGCAGGACGCGGCATTGCCAATCCGGCAAGCATGATTGAGGCGCTGAAGATGGCGCAAAAAATGGCGGGTTCCGCATGA
- a CDS encoding peptidylprolyl isomerase: MTFSRLIQGLAVAGLLAFGPHSLHAQNLFKPVARINDTVVTGFEVQQRQSFLKLLNAPGSDYDSALQSLIDDRLRARAVADAGLELTPEGLEEGLEEFAGRANLTKDEFIKALEQSGVDRTTLRDFVSNTLGWRELIRARYLRRVNVTEQDIDRALGNTRGSADGIRVLLSEIIIPAPPRDAARVTALAERISQSTSEGEFSNYARQYSATASRGRGGRMPWTPLENLPPALHPILLALGPGDVSAPLPIPNAVALFQLRGIEETGAPARRYSEIEYAAYYMAGGRSPETLAAAQTLRGQVDVCDDLYGIAQGQPESTLDRETKAPAEIAQDFGIELAKLDLNEVSTALTRNNGQTLVFLMLCDRVAESNSEASREDVQSRLRQDQLQGFANVLMEQLRADARIVVQ, from the coding sequence ATGACTTTTTCCCGACTGATCCAAGGACTTGCTGTCGCGGGGCTTCTGGCCTTTGGACCGCACAGCCTGCATGCGCAAAACCTGTTCAAGCCGGTGGCACGGATCAACGATACCGTTGTCACAGGCTTTGAGGTCCAGCAGCGCCAGAGCTTTCTGAAGCTGCTCAATGCACCCGGATCGGATTATGACAGCGCACTGCAATCCCTGATTGACGACCGCCTGCGCGCGCGTGCCGTGGCCGACGCGGGGCTTGAGCTGACGCCAGAAGGGCTTGAAGAAGGGCTCGAAGAGTTTGCAGGTCGCGCCAACCTTACCAAAGATGAATTCATCAAGGCGCTTGAGCAATCGGGCGTTGACCGCACCACCCTGCGGGACTTCGTATCCAACACGTTGGGCTGGCGGGAACTGATCCGCGCGCGATACCTGCGCCGCGTCAATGTCACCGAGCAGGACATCGACCGCGCGTTGGGCAACACACGCGGCAGCGCCGACGGCATTCGTGTTCTGTTGTCAGAGATCATCATCCCCGCCCCGCCGCGTGACGCTGCACGGGTTACAGCGCTGGCCGAACGAATTTCGCAATCCACGTCCGAGGGTGAATTCTCGAATTATGCGCGCCAGTATTCCGCTACCGCCTCGCGCGGTCGCGGAGGCCGTATGCCATGGACACCTCTTGAAAACCTGCCGCCTGCCCTGCATCCCATCCTGCTTGCATTGGGACCGGGCGACGTATCCGCACCGCTTCCGATCCCGAACGCCGTGGCTTTGTTCCAACTGCGTGGCATCGAAGAAACCGGAGCCCCCGCACGGCGCTATTCAGAAATCGAATATGCCGCCTATTACATGGCCGGTGGTCGCAGCCCCGAAACACTTGCTGCGGCACAAACCCTGCGCGGCCAGGTCGACGTTTGCGATGACCTTTACGGCATCGCGCAAGGCCAGCCCGAAAGCACACTGGACCGCGAGACCAAAGCACCCGCCGAGATCGCACAGGATTTTGGCATCGAACTGGCCAAGTTGGACCTAAACGAAGTCTCGACAGCACTCACACGCAACAACGGCCAAACGCTGGTGTTTCTGATGCTCTGTGACCGCGTCGCTGAAAGCAATTCCGAGGCCAGCCGCGAAGATGTTCAGAGCCGTTTGCGCCAGGACCAGTTGCAGGGCTTTGCCAACGTCCTGATGGAGCAGCTGCGCGCCGATGCGCGTATCGTGGTGCAATGA